The genomic interval TTACAGTGACTCTGTTATTATCAACGTCATAAAAATAATTAGCACTCACTAGCCAAGGCGCGTCCACACCAAAGTAAGGTTTACCAACATCTGTGCTCGTACCATTAATTAATGCCTCTGGTTGTTTATCCAACATTAATTTTGGCATAAAAGCCAAAAGCTCTCTCCCCCCATTGCCTGTAGTAGTATAGTTATCAGCATTCACCATATGAACCATACCATCACTAGAACCAAATAGCGCATAATCGTCGCGCGTGTCAGTCACTGCACCCGTAGTAGCATCTAAGTCTGCTGAATAAGACACCATACTCGGTGTGGAATGAATAGTTGCACCCAAGTGTTTAACAGCCGAAGACGGTGCAGTAAGCACCAAATCTGTCAATGACTGCGTCTTTTGCGCATCAGTCAATGTAAAACCCAAAAACTGTAGCAAATAATTAATTTTATCGCGGCTGTAAATAGCGGTATCGTTAAAGGTATTAGTGGTACTAATCGCATCTCCACTAGTATCTGACAGATTGGTCAAGGTGAGTTTACCTGCACTAGTAACACCAAATTTGCGTATTACTGGTTTATTCTCTGCGGAATTATCTTCTAGATACAACGTCCTTATGTTATCGACTGCCGTATCAGGGGTTTTTAAATTACTAAAAAAACCACCTGATGTCACTAGATCATTAGCGACAGCACCATCTTTGGTGATACTCACAGCACTCCATAAATCCTCTGTACTAGGATTTAGTTTACCGGCAATGTCAGAGAACAATGCAGCATCGGATTTACCATATAAGGTACCTTCATTAAGGTTATATTTTTTGAGGTTACCTGACCAAACAGCAGTTGATTTACCCACTTCTGCTTGCAAAATCGGATAGTAGGCAACTGCAAGTTGGCTATCTGCGCGATAAGGGTCATCAGGTACTACAATCGTTCCTGAAGGGACTGGTCGAATATCAGCACTTAATACATCCATAAACGCAGCCAAGCTATCTATAACATCCTGTGATGAATCGGCATAGTAATAGCCGCCACCACCAAACTCTTGACCAAGTCTACATAAGTTTTGAACATCTTTATCAGTTGATGAGGTGCAGTTATATATTTTCTTGCCATTAATCGTAGTGGGTGTACTTAGACCTGCCATATCTGAACCAAAGCCCACCGTAGCTGTCTTGATAGGAAGACCAGTTGCATTACTATTTGAAGCTAAAATTTGTCCATAGTTCGCCATACAGCCCCAACCTAAAGCACCCCTCTTTCCATCTGGCAATAGCCCACAATTAGTTACTTTTGTAGCAGTAGTGCTTAGGGATGTATTCATTAATGCTTGCGCTTCTGTAGCAGTAACACTGGTATCAGGCTCACCGTCTGTTAATAAATAGATTCCATTACCTGCACAAGTAGTTTGTTGAGCGCCTTGTTGATAAAGAGTACCATCCGTGATTTTGGTGCTTGCATCAGAATTGTCAAACCCTGAACCAGTTTCTGATGTGTTAGTACCCAGCATATAAGCGCCTGCCTCTGCAAACGCACTCGGTGTCGGTGTATTAGCCGTAGCAGTTAGCCCTGCAACATAATTTGCCATTAGCTGGCGATTTTCCATTGTGAGCTTTAATATTGGATAGCGAATGATGCTAGTTTTACCATCACCATTATAAGAAAAAATACCAATGCCTAAGCCAATATCATTATTAACCGTATTATTGGTAAGTAAGGTTAACAAAGCCACTTTAAGACTATTGATTCGATTATAAATCGTCTTATTCGTGGTGCTTGAAGTACAACTTTGCAGATTTGAAATAGTAGTAGTAAAAGTTTTAGTACTGTCATTTGCATCTGTATAAACAAATTCTGTATCACTAGTTTGTGTTGTATTACTCTTACATCCACTCAATGATGAATCCATACTACCTGAGATATCAAACATCATCATGATATTTGGATTGCCAGGCGTGGGTAAGGCATAAATCTCTAGGTCACCAATTTGCTTTTTGACGACATCCGCCTGTGAAGTACTCACCGCCACCATCATCGACATAGCAATAACTACATATTTGATTGAAGTCGTTATTTTACCTTGATACGATTGATTCATTGCTTTAGACCTCTTAACACCAAATTTAGGTTTCATCGTTATCACCACATTATTTTTATCTTAACAAACCTTATCTACCTGATGGGGTTAAAGTACATTTTGACGATAATGTCCCTGTACCTTTGCCAAACGGAATACAGTTGGTTGAGCTTGACATATTCTCGACATCCGCTTGCTCATAAAGCATCTTGCTTGGGGTGCTAGCTTTACGCATACACTCAATCAGAGAAGATTTTCCTGCACTCACATTCACATTGTCTTGGATAGCAGTTTGTTCAAAGCACTTATCAGAACCCACTTTAGGCTCTGCATATGCAGGTAAGGCTGCAGTGGCACGAATGTCGAACTTGAACTTTTTACTGGTGCGGTTTTCTACTTCTTTTCCAATCACCATTTGTGAAAATGGTTCAGCATCGGTTTCAGGTGGGGTGACCGCAATATTCATCTGGGTCATTGAGGTTTGTCTATCACTATTATAGCTATCAGCACTGGTATAGTCACAGTAGCCACTGTTACGCCCACTCCAGTAACCGCCACCTTTTTTTAGGATGGTAGCGTTTTTGGCAAGGTATTTTTTTTCACGCGGATTATAGCAGTAGATAAATTCGTTGGTAGCATTGTCCGAATTGAGTAAAAAATGCCCGATAGCCCCTGACACGCTCGTGATATCTTTATATGCCTGTGAACTAGGATTGGCATTCACCATCGCCTCTAGCTTTTGATTGCCACTATCGGCTGATTGTAGCAATAGGGTGTTGATTTGGTCAGCGGTAGCAGTTCTGAGATCCGTGGTACTTTGACGTACTGCTATCGCCCCTGCCAACAGGATAAGCACCAAAAACAACAATACTACAATGAGCGCCGCGCCACGTTGATGAGATGGCAAGTTATAGCTGTTGTTTGTTGGAATGATAGGCGCGGATTGCGTACTGATCAATAGGATTGGATTGCTCATTGGCTAACTCCCCGCAGTTAATGTCGTACTGGTGTCAATATTGATAACTCGCGCGTTTCTCAATAAGGTCGTAGATTCATAGGTAGTACGTACCAGCTTAGGCTGTCCTGATTTTAATGGCTGAGTTGCACCTAATAACTTAAAACTGGTCGCAACATCGCTACCGATGACAGGTGAACTGCCTCGGACAATTAGCCCAATTTTGACTGCAGTAATGGGCGGCTTGGTACCAGGCAATGCTAAATACTCACTGGCGGTCAGGTAACGCATCAACCCAGCATCACTAGGTGCGTCAGTTTGGATACCCAACAAGATTTTGAATTGGTCTACCCCTAAGATTACCTCGCTGCCACCGCTTTGATAGTTCGCACTCAAACCAGTAATACCTGTATCTGTAACCCTACCCGCATCGCAAGCTAGCAACAGCCCTTGCCCTGTGGTACTTGAACTTCTAATAAAATATCGCTCAATTACAGTAGCTTTTGGATCAATATCAGCACTTTCACAATCAGGAATTTTTACACCCGTGGTATTTTTAAATTGAATCGTTAACTGGTCGCTATTGATCCCTGTGATATTAGAATCGCCGCCAGTGCGGGTAAAATAAAAATTTTTGGAGGTGTCTGAGCTTGCCAAACCAATATTTTCAGGTGAAATGACGATGCCACCACCCGCCGTTGTATCGGTAATAGAAGTTACTGAATTTCCCAAGTTTGCCAATCGCAAATGGCTCTCTAGCTGCTGCAAACCAAAAACGCTTGCCTCTTGTAGCTCACTGCCACTTTTTTGGGTTGAGGCGGTTTTGGTATTCGTTAGGTATACTTGTATTACCGCAGCAGAAATCAGCAGCCCCAATACCAATGAAATCATGAGCTCTATTAAAGTAAAGCCAGAAGTGGAACGATAATTTGATATCATCAGTATGCCTCCATAATGAAGCATTGTGCACCAAAATTATAGACCGCATCTTCATTAGCGCAGGGTTTGTCTTTAGTCGTATCGGATGCAACGGCGGTATCCAAAAAAATCGGGTCGGTATCGCCCCAAGCAGCAATCAGGCATTGGCGGTCTTGTCCAACCGTACTAATCGTTGTGGCAACACCACTAGCGCTAGTGGTTGTCGTGCGTTTGGTCGGGCAAGTTGCCATACCCACGTTCAAGCCATTGTCTGTGGCATATTGCTTGACGGTTAAGGCGTCTTTTACTGCCAATTGCTTAATGGTACAGGACACAGGCGTACCCCCTGTCATACAACTATCTTTGGTGATAGCCACATTGCTAGTATCTGTGTTGGTGAGTGTGGTGGCGGTGCCGTTAATCGCTGTTTTGAATGCGGGTATGCCATCTATATTCGCTCGCATCATCTCGGCTGCACCACGCAGTACCGTTAATGCTCGGGTACGCATCAAACTCTCATCGGTGGCTTTGACTGCGGTCATTTGCATGGCAGTGAATCCAAGCACCGCGATTGCTAACAACATCAATGCCACCAGCACTTCTATTAAGCCAATGCCTTTTTGTGAGTTCATGAACACGTCCCATTTTTGCTAGTGACAATATTACTGCTTGCATCAACCGTAATGGTATATTTATCCTCCGTTGCCGTAAAACCACCGACTTTAGGCGGTGGATATAAGGCAAATAACACGACGCATAATGACGTATAGCCAACCTAGCACCTTGAAACCTTAAACATAACTTGCCACACTAAACTTATGAAAACACTCAAGCTACGCATACGAGACAAACATACTGATAAACTCAACCGCCTAAGCGGTGCGGTCAATTTCGTATGGAATTATGTCAATGACTTGAGTTACAAACACCTAAAAAAGACTGGTAAATTCTTTAGTGCTTACGACCTAAGCGACTACACCAAAGGTAGCGGTGAACTACTTGGCTTACACAGTCAGACCATCCAAGCCATCAATGAAACCCACGCCAAAGCTCGAAAGCAATTCAAAAAAGCCAAACTAAACTGGCGAACCAACAACCCAACATCAAAACGTAAATCATTAGGCTGGCTACCCTTTAAACAATCTGCCATTAAGCATATTGCCACGCACCAAACAGGCAAAAAGGGCTTAAAATCCACCTTACAACTTAGCCTAGCCAAAGGGCAAAAGCTAGTCATTGACCTATGGGACAGCTACAACCTTAGCCTATATCAAATCAACACGCTGGAAATTGTCCAAGACAGCCGTAACCGTTGGTATGCGTGTATCACCGTCAAAGACTACCCCAAGACACAATGCGGTACAGGCAGTGTAGGCATTGACTTAGGGCTTAAAGACAGTGCCACTACCTCAAGCGGTGACAAACTCACCATCAAGCAAACGCTCAAATATGCCAAACAATTAGCTATAGCCCAACGCTCAAACAACAAAAAACGTGTCAAAGCGATTCATGCCAAAATCAAACATACACGCCAAGACCTAATCCACAAATTTACCACCCAATTAGTCAAAGACAATGCGCTAATCGTGGTGGGTGATATTCAGAGTAATCAATTTAATAGTAAAAAAGGCAAACTCGCCAAATCGGTATATGATGCAGGCTGGTTTGAACTGAAACGACAACTGACCTACAAATGCGAGAACGCAGGTTGCCGTTTTGAAATCGTGAATGAGAGATACACGACCCAGCGATGTTCGTGTTGCGGTGAAATCACCGCCAATAGTCCGAAAGGTAGAAAATCGCTTGGAATAAGAGAATGGATATGTGCTTCGTGTGGCACATGGCATGATAGAGATATCAATGCCAGTAAGAACATTCTTGCGGTCGGGCTTGACCGTCTTGTAGAAGGAATCCCCTTGCTTTAGCAAGGGGAGGAAGTCAACAGACCCAGCGCCATAACACACTGAAAAATTGGTCGAGCTATCTGTGTCTGTGTCATCAGGTCTAGTTCCCGTGTCACCTGGATAAGCGTTTTTGTAAGGGGTGAAAGAAACAGCTGTCAAATTTGAAGCATCGGTTATTATGCTAATATTTTTATCCAATGTATAAGTTGCCAGTGGAACGGTTTTGGTCGTATCATCACCGACATAAAATAGCTTTAAGTTCTTATTAGTTGATGTATCGGTCAACACCACTTTGATATTTTTTTGCGTAATTAAGGCTTGCGACTTCGCATCTTTTAGCGCAGCTTCAATGATGTTTGCGGCATCATTTGTTTTCGCTTGTTGTATCTGTTTTTGCATACTAGGCGCTGCCATCGCGGCAATGATAGCTATAATCGCAATGGTGATGACAAGCTCAATCAGCGTAAAACCTTGGTCACGATCTTGGTTACGATGATACTGTCTGTTCAAAACTTTCATCACGATACCCATTCATACCCCTCGATAAACGACCTATCATACCATGTTTACTAGCACAAACCATTTTAACATTAAAGCAAAAAACATACCTAATATCGCAGTATTTTTGTTAATTGTCATACCTAACGCTTACTATCGATAGTTTACCTCAGCCACTTATCATTGCTAAGCGAATTAGGACGAAAGGGCGCTCACGTATTATCAAATCATTTTTAGCTTAGCATTTTAAAGCATCCTTCCAACAACCCACTAGTAGCCCGCCTTTATCTGCTAACTATAACTGTATTGCAGTGCAGCTTGGGTCGCAAAACAGCCACAAGCAGGACCTAATGCAAAACTTTACCATGCAAGACTGAATACGCATGAATATGGACAGATGGGTGATAATTTGTGAGTAGGTTAGCCAATTCAGACAGGGTAGCGCCTGTGGTGACCACATCATCAAATAAAATCAAATTTTTGCTAGGGGGCATATCTGTTAGGGAAAACGCATCTTTGATATTATCTAAACGCTCTTCTGGGCTTAGACCCTGCTGGTGAGGTCGGTCGATTCGCTGCACACCCGTAAAAACAGGGATTTGCCAGTGAAAGCTTAGATAAGCGGTTAAAATGGCAAGCGGATCAAAGCCGCGTTGCCGAATGCGCTGTAAACTTGTTGGCACTTTAACGATTAACGAATTTTTGGCATGGCATCCTTGAGGCGGCTTAAGCTGGCGGATGGCGTGTACCAAAACGGGCAGATGATGTAACTGCTGCCCATTTTTGTACCCAAGCATGATTTGATTGAGGGGATATTGATAGTAGCCGCTGGCTACGCCACGCAGTGACGTTTGCTTGAGTTGCAAATTAAAGCATGACGCTGACCATGCAAACCGGTTATGGCATGGCTGACAAAGAAATTGCTGTCGATTGAACCAATGGTCATGGTGACGCGGGGCTAAATTATCAAAGCGTGCTGCAGCGCAATCATTGATGCCACATAATTGGCAACGGTGATGAACTTTCGCTTGATACACTAACGCCATGGCAAAGG from Moraxella osloensis carries:
- a CDS encoding pilus assembly protein PilY yields the protein MNQSYQGKITTSIKYVVIAMSMMVAVSTSQADVVKKQIGDLEIYALPTPGNPNIMMMFDISGSMDSSLSGCKSNTTQTSDTEFVYTDANDSTKTFTTTISNLQSCTSSTTNKTIYNRINSLKVALLTLLTNNTVNNDIGLGIGIFSYNGDGKTSIIRYPILKLTMENRQLMANYVAGLTATANTPTPSAFAEAGAYMLGTNTSETGSGFDNSDASTKITDGTLYQQGAQQTTCAGNGIYLLTDGEPDTSVTATEAQALMNTSLSTTATKVTNCGLLPDGKRGALGWGCMANYGQILASNSNATGLPIKTATVGFGSDMAGLSTPTTINGKKIYNCTSSTDKDVQNLCRLGQEFGGGGYYYADSSQDVIDSLAAFMDVLSADIRPVPSGTIVVPDDPYRADSQLAVAYYPILQAEVGKSTAVWSGNLKKYNLNEGTLYGKSDAALFSDIAGKLNPSTEDLWSAVSITKDGAVANDLVTSGGFFSNLKTPDTAVDNIRTLYLEDNSAENKPVIRKFGVTSAGKLTLTNLSDTSGDAISTTNTFNDTAIYSRDKINYLLQFLGFTLTDAQKTQSLTDLVLTAPSSAVKHLGATIHSTPSMVSYSADLDATTGAVTDTRDDYALFGSSDGMVHMVNADNYTTTGNGGRELLAFMPKLMLDKQPEALINGTSTDVGKPYFGVDAPWLVSANYFYDVDNNRVTVTPCPADTVNDPSNTRDCRNTYVRAYGGLRMGGEGMYGLDLTDKNNPKMLFRIDSATTGFDRMGQIWAKPTKAKIATGIDSTTKKVNAYKDVLVFGGGYDTCYEDQGYQVGTTTSTLSNQKSQACNRTTATESLGNAVYMVDAKTGDLIWSATKTSNAVSGATNTTVSTLSNSIVGGITVLDRNNDGYMDQLYFADLGGQVFRADFTNAGFIKPVSSGTAAPETSFSNTRVVRLLQPAFSGVDIKYNHRFYERPAVSFYRGDSSFNNSRLFAVVNVISGDRSSPLSKLRSSDAYADRLYGIMDTDVTLADKILYADDFTTRTETGSTVKVQKINDLATSDLYAFDTTATSTLSLEDKKDMMYKAATSTMPATGVKTKKGWYYPLTRFDGFDRVKYTKGVGKSEVIDSFLYTTVYNPDMNYGVTESCSAKITGGSERQLYCLPYGICLKQTTNSAGAAIDEYATSKNGTAGFARAGQGIQELTLGPRSSTLSNQRLLIGTQTIRDRVYNRVDFGDDGGKLLAGDTDSNNIGLDRISQSLSGLSKTTGDGSAPENIYNDRYTLKPNTWFEVNK
- the pilV gene encoding type IV pilus modification protein PilV, which produces MNSQKGIGLIEVLVALMLLAIAVLGFTAMQMTAVKATDESLMRTRALTVLRGAAEMMRANIDGIPAFKTAINGTATTLTNTDTSNVAITKDSCMTGGTPVSCTIKQLAVKDALTVKQYATDNGLNVGMATCPTKRTTTTSASGVATTISTVGQDRQCLIAAWGDTDPIFLDTAVASDTTKDKPCANEDAVYNFGAQCFIMEAY
- a CDS encoding PilW family protein — its product is MISNYRSTSGFTLIELMISLVLGLLISAAVIQVYLTNTKTASTQKSGSELQEASVFGLQQLESHLRLANLGNSVTSITDTTAGGGIVISPENIGLASSDTSKNFYFTRTGGDSNITGINSDQLTIQFKNTTGVKIPDCESADIDPKATVIERYFIRSSSTTGQGLLLACDAGRVTDTGITGLSANYQSGGSEVILGVDQFKILLGIQTDAPSDAGLMRYLTASEYLALPGTKPPITAVKIGLIVRGSSPVIGSDVATSFKLLGATQPLKSGQPKLVRTTYESTTLLRNARVINIDTSTTLTAGS
- a CDS encoding ComF family protein, giving the protein MAIIAPLPWWRLPFAMALVYQAKVHHRCQLCGINDCAAARFDNLAPRHHDHWFNRQQFLCQPCHNRFAWSASCFNLQLKQTSLRGVASGYYQYPLNQIMLGYKNGQQLHHLPVLVHAIRQLKPPQGCHAKNSLIVKVPTSLQRIRQRGFDPLAILTAYLSFHWQIPVFTGVQRIDRPHQQGLSPEERLDNIKDAFSLTDMPPSKNLILFDDVVTTGATLSELANLLTNYHPSVHIHAYSVLHGKVLH
- a CDS encoding PilX N-terminal domain-containing pilus assembly protein, with amino-acid sequence MSNPILLISTQSAPIIPTNNSYNLPSHQRGAALIVVLLFLVLILLAGAIAVRQSTTDLRTATADQINTLLLQSADSGNQKLEAMVNANPSSQAYKDITSVSGAIGHFLLNSDNATNEFIYCYNPREKKYLAKNATILKKGGGYWSGRNSGYCDYTSADSYNSDRQTSMTQMNIAVTPPETDAEPFSQMVIGKEVENRTSKKFKFDIRATAALPAYAEPKVGSDKCFEQTAIQDNVNVSAGKSSLIECMRKASTPSKMLYEQADVENMSSSTNCIPFGKGTGTLSSKCTLTPSGR
- a CDS encoding RNA-guided endonuclease InsQ/TnpB family protein; the encoded protein is MKTLKLRIRDKHTDKLNRLSGAVNFVWNYVNDLSYKHLKKTGKFFSAYDLSDYTKGSGELLGLHSQTIQAINETHAKARKQFKKAKLNWRTNNPTSKRKSLGWLPFKQSAIKHIATHQTGKKGLKSTLQLSLAKGQKLVIDLWDSYNLSLYQINTLEIVQDSRNRWYACITVKDYPKTQCGTGSVGIDLGLKDSATTSSGDKLTIKQTLKYAKQLAIAQRSNNKKRVKAIHAKIKHTRQDLIHKFTTQLVKDNALIVVGDIQSNQFNSKKGKLAKSVYDAGWFELKRQLTYKCENAGCRFEIVNERYTTQRCSCCGEITANSPKGRKSLGIREWICASCGTWHDRDINASKNILAVGLDRLVEGIPLL